One Microbispora sp. ZYX-F-249 genomic window carries:
- a CDS encoding Uma2 family endonuclease, whose protein sequence is MTSVLDDWLQPRPGDGAGGVPDRLSLPRPAAEQRDGGSDGGSLDAGLISTGAQTRFRERVAYGLRTALNAQAPGDLVAVSRMDVLLEPERRARPDVSLVDDLAASDDRRTCYLAEEVRLVIEIAGPDSAVPDRDVRPHHYAAAGIPHFWRVESTGCRPFVYSYELDAGGAGYQVTGVHHTRLTVGTPFPIEIDLERLPR, encoded by the coding sequence ATGACCAGCGTGCTCGATGACTGGCTGCAGCCTCGTCCGGGAGACGGGGCCGGGGGCGTCCCCGACCGGCTATCCCTGCCCCGTCCCGCCGCCGAGCAGCGGGACGGCGGGAGCGACGGCGGCAGCCTCGACGCCGGCCTCATCTCCACCGGCGCCCAGACACGGTTCCGCGAACGCGTGGCCTACGGCCTGCGCACGGCGCTGAACGCGCAGGCGCCGGGCGACCTGGTGGCGGTCAGCCGGATGGACGTCCTGCTGGAGCCGGAGCGGCGCGCCCGCCCCGACGTGTCCCTGGTCGACGACCTCGCCGCCTCCGACGACCGGAGGACCTGCTACCTCGCCGAGGAGGTGCGGCTGGTCATCGAGATCGCCGGCCCCGACTCGGCCGTCCCCGACCGCGACGTGCGGCCACACCACTATGCGGCGGCCGGCATCCCGCACTTCTGGCGGGTCGAGAGCACCGGCTGCCGGCCGTTCGTCTACTCCTACGAGCTGGACGCCGGCGGAGCCGGATACCAGGTGACCGGCGTCCACCACACCCGGCTCACGGTCGGCACCCCGTTCCCCATCGAGATCGACCTCGAACGGCTGCCGCGCTGA
- a CDS encoding amidohydrolase — MSVDVHQHLWTPSLVDALRRRTRPPFLDGWTLVLDGEPPYEADPADHDVEIRRKRNAHLGLALVSLSSPLGIEHLPPEEAWPLVDAYHADARALPAPFGAWAAAPVTDPDPVRLAHVLDDGLAGLQLPATALGDARGLALAAPLLDVLEERGLPLFVHPGPAAAASGPAWWAAVVPYVQQMHAAWYAFEAFGRPRHPRLKVCFALLAGLAPLHRERQLSRGAAGRGLVDPGLFLETSSYGPRAADAVIRELGIDVLVAGSDQPYAESAWPDPGDPAQRAIDHAVRVANPGRLLSRKESP; from the coding sequence ATGAGTGTGGACGTGCACCAGCACCTGTGGACGCCGTCCCTCGTCGACGCGCTGCGCCGCCGGACCCGCCCGCCGTTCCTGGACGGATGGACGCTCGTCCTCGACGGCGAGCCGCCGTACGAGGCGGATCCGGCCGACCACGACGTGGAGATCCGGCGCAAGCGCAACGCCCACCTCGGCCTCGCCCTCGTCTCCCTGTCGAGCCCGCTCGGCATCGAGCACCTGCCGCCGGAGGAGGCGTGGCCGCTCGTCGACGCCTACCACGCCGACGCCCGCGCGCTGCCCGCGCCGTTCGGCGCCTGGGCCGCCGCCCCGGTCACCGACCCCGACCCCGTACGGCTCGCGCACGTCCTCGATGATGGGCTGGCCGGGCTGCAGCTTCCGGCGACCGCGCTCGGCGACGCCCGGGGGCTGGCCCTGGCCGCCCCGCTGCTCGACGTGCTGGAGGAGCGCGGCCTGCCGCTGTTCGTCCACCCGGGCCCCGCCGCCGCCGCTTCGGGTCCCGCGTGGTGGGCCGCCGTCGTGCCGTACGTGCAGCAGATGCACGCCGCCTGGTACGCGTTCGAGGCGTTCGGCCGGCCCCGGCATCCCCGCTTGAAGGTCTGCTTCGCACTGCTGGCCGGGCTGGCCCCGCTGCACAGGGAGCGCCAGTTGAGCCGGGGCGCCGCCGGGCGCGGCCTGGTGGACCCCGGCCTGTTCCTCGAGACGTCGTCCTACGGCCCGCGTGCCGCCGACGCGGTGATCCGCGAACTCGGCATCGACGTCCTCGTCGCCGGAAGCGACCAGCCGTACGCCGAGTCGGCCTGGCCGGACCCCGGCGACCCCGCCCAACGAGCCATCGATCACGCCGTCCGCGTGGCCAATCCCGGCCGCCTGCTGTCCCGGAAGGAGTCGCCCTAA
- the nhaA gene encoding Na+/H+ antiporter NhaA: MATPRRLSLLAPASRAETRRIADILRKETIGGALLLLAAVAALVWANSPWSETYAGLRSATVGPAGWHLDLSLAKWASDGLLAVFFFVAGLELKREFVAGDLRDPRRAVVPVAAAVGGVIVPALLYLLVNALLDDGAMRGWATPTATDIAFALAVLAVVGRRLPAALRTFLLTLAVVDDLLAIVIIAVFYTSHLSVVPLLAALAPLGVFTVLVQRRVRSWWLLLPLAAVTWGLVHASGVHATVAGVLLGFAVPVLRSEKAGGPEAGPGLAEHFEHRFRPISAGVAVPLFAFLSSGVPLGGLGGVTNLLTDPVPLGVIAGLVVGKPLGIMAATWLTARFTRADIDEGLAWVDVGGLAILSGVGFTVSLLVGELAFGLGTARDAQVKLAVLAGSLVAALLATVVLRLRDRAYRRLAEAETAECERAGAVAGDDRPPYGE; this comes from the coding sequence ATGGCCACTCCCCGCCGACTGTCCCTCCTCGCTCCCGCTTCCCGGGCCGAGACCCGCCGCATCGCCGACATCCTCCGCAAGGAGACGATCGGCGGCGCGCTGCTCCTGCTCGCCGCCGTCGCGGCCCTCGTCTGGGCCAACTCGCCCTGGTCCGAGACGTACGCGGGGCTGCGCTCGGCCACGGTCGGTCCGGCCGGGTGGCACCTGGACCTCAGCCTCGCCAAGTGGGCCTCGGACGGGCTGCTGGCGGTCTTCTTCTTCGTCGCCGGGCTGGAGCTCAAGCGCGAGTTCGTGGCGGGGGACCTGCGCGATCCCCGGCGGGCGGTCGTGCCGGTCGCGGCGGCCGTCGGCGGTGTGATCGTCCCGGCGCTGCTCTACCTGCTGGTCAACGCGCTCCTCGACGACGGCGCGATGCGGGGATGGGCGACCCCGACGGCCACCGACATCGCGTTCGCGCTGGCCGTGCTCGCCGTGGTGGGACGGCGCCTGCCCGCCGCGCTGCGCACGTTCCTGCTGACCCTGGCCGTCGTGGACGACCTGCTGGCGATCGTGATCATCGCGGTGTTCTACACGTCACACCTGTCGGTGGTGCCGCTGCTGGCGGCGCTGGCGCCGCTCGGCGTCTTCACCGTGCTGGTGCAGCGGCGGGTGCGCTCGTGGTGGCTGCTGCTCCCGCTGGCCGCCGTGACCTGGGGGCTGGTCCACGCCTCTGGCGTGCACGCCACGGTGGCCGGGGTGCTGCTCGGCTTCGCCGTACCCGTCCTGCGCAGCGAGAAGGCGGGCGGCCCGGAGGCGGGACCGGGCCTCGCCGAGCACTTCGAGCACCGGTTCCGCCCCATTTCGGCCGGCGTGGCCGTGCCGCTGTTCGCGTTCCTGTCCTCGGGTGTGCCGCTCGGCGGGCTGGGCGGAGTGACGAACCTGCTCACCGACCCGGTGCCGCTGGGCGTCATCGCCGGGCTCGTCGTGGGCAAGCCGCTGGGGATCATGGCGGCCACCTGGCTGACCGCCCGCTTCACCCGTGCCGACATCGACGAGGGGCTGGCGTGGGTGGACGTCGGCGGGCTGGCGATCCTGTCCGGCGTCGGGTTCACGGTGTCCCTGCTCGTCGGCGAGCTGGCGTTCGGTCTGGGCACGGCCCGCGACGCCCAGGTCAAGCTGGCGGTGCTGGCCGGCTCGCTGGTCGCGGCGCTGCTGGCGACGGTGGTGCTGCGGCTGCGCGACCGGGCGTACCGGCGGCTCGCCGAGGCCGAAACCGCCGAATGCGAGCGTGCCGGGGCCGTGGCCGGGGATGACCGGCCACCGTACGGCGAATGA
- a CDS encoding LacI family DNA-binding transcriptional regulator, with amino-acid sequence MGETRRGRPTMNDVAAAAGVALKTVSRVVNNEPGVNAATADRVQAAIERLGYRRNDSARILRRGRTASIGLVIEDVADAFYSSLSRAVEDAALHHGYLLFSGSSREDSARERDLVLAFCARRVDGLIIVPAGRDHAYLAPEFDAGIKAVFADRPPGAGCEADTVLCDNTGGARAGTAHLIAHGHRRIAFLGDSPAIFTAAERLRGYRQALAAAGLPYDEGLVVMGPPDPARMRADLTRLLTAFDPPTALLTGNGRTTVETLRALASLTGTADAGAAGGLALVGFDDFELADLLGVTVVAQDPTRLGRTAADLLFMRLSGDDGPTSRIELATRLIPRGSGERPPLSVRDRTAG; translated from the coding sequence GTGGGAGAGACGAGACGCGGCCGTCCGACCATGAACGACGTGGCCGCCGCGGCCGGTGTGGCGCTCAAGACCGTCTCCCGCGTCGTCAACAACGAACCCGGGGTCAACGCCGCGACCGCCGATCGTGTGCAGGCGGCCATCGAGCGGCTCGGCTACCGCCGCAACGACAGCGCGCGCATCCTGCGGCGGGGCCGTACGGCGAGCATCGGCCTGGTCATCGAGGACGTCGCCGACGCCTTCTACTCCAGCCTCAGCCGGGCGGTGGAGGACGCCGCGCTGCACCACGGCTACCTGCTGTTCAGCGGCTCGTCCCGGGAGGACTCGGCCCGCGAGCGCGACCTCGTGCTCGCCTTCTGCGCCCGCCGCGTGGACGGGCTGATCATCGTGCCCGCGGGGAGGGACCACGCCTATCTCGCGCCCGAGTTCGACGCCGGGATCAAGGCGGTCTTCGCCGACCGGCCGCCCGGCGCGGGGTGCGAGGCGGACACCGTCCTCTGCGACAACACGGGCGGGGCGCGCGCGGGCACGGCCCACCTGATCGCGCACGGCCACCGCCGCATCGCCTTCCTCGGCGACTCCCCCGCAATCTTCACCGCCGCCGAGCGGCTGCGCGGCTACCGGCAGGCGCTCGCCGCGGCCGGCCTGCCGTACGACGAGGGCCTGGTGGTCATGGGGCCGCCGGACCCGGCGCGGATGCGGGCCGACCTCACCCGGCTGCTCACGGCCTTCGACCCCCCGACCGCCCTGCTGACGGGAAACGGCCGCACCACTGTGGAGACCCTGCGTGCGCTGGCGTCGCTCACCGGCACCGCCGACGCGGGCGCCGCCGGCGGCCTCGCGCTGGTCGGGTTCGACGACTTCGAGCTGGCCGACCTGCTGGGTGTCACCGTGGTGGCCCAGGACCCCACCAGGCTGGGCCGCACGGCCGCGGACCTGTTGTTCATGCGCCTGTCCGGGGACGACGGACCGACCAGCAGGATCGAACTGGCCACGCGGCTCATCCCGCGGGGGTCGGGCGAACGTCCTCCCCTGTCCGTCCGGGACCGTACGGCGGGCTGA
- a CDS encoding IclR family transcriptional regulator, with the protein MAEEHVQSLARGLAVIRAFDATSPELTLSEVARKTGLTRAAARRFLLTLAGLGYVRTDGRLFALSPRVLELGYAYLSSLSLPEVALPHLERLAAEVHESASVSVLDDTDIVYVARVPTARIMRVTIAIGTRFPAYCTSMGRVLLAGLSPEDLDAYLARADLRRLTPRTATSPTALRTALDEVRAQGWALVDQELEEGLRSIAAPIRGRDGRVVAAVNVSSHASRTTPESARRDLLPPLLSTAAGIEADLRATGGANRADPL; encoded by the coding sequence ATGGCGGAGGAGCACGTCCAGTCGCTGGCCCGGGGCCTGGCGGTGATCCGGGCGTTCGACGCGACGAGCCCGGAGCTGACGCTCAGCGAGGTGGCCCGCAAGACCGGTCTCACCCGCGCCGCCGCGCGCAGGTTCCTGCTGACGCTCGCCGGCCTGGGCTACGTGCGCACCGACGGCCGGCTTTTCGCCCTGTCGCCCCGGGTCCTGGAGCTGGGCTACGCCTATCTGTCGAGCCTGTCCCTGCCCGAGGTCGCGCTGCCCCACCTGGAACGGCTCGCCGCCGAGGTGCACGAGTCGGCGTCGGTCTCGGTGCTGGACGACACCGACATCGTCTACGTGGCCCGCGTGCCGACGGCCCGGATCATGCGCGTGACGATCGCGATCGGCACCCGCTTCCCGGCGTACTGCACCTCGATGGGCCGCGTGCTGCTCGCGGGGCTGTCCCCGGAGGACCTCGACGCCTATCTCGCCCGCGCCGACCTGCGGCGGCTGACCCCCCGCACCGCCACGTCGCCGACGGCCCTGCGCACCGCGCTCGACGAGGTACGCGCCCAGGGCTGGGCCCTGGTGGACCAGGAGCTGGAGGAGGGGCTGCGGTCGATCGCCGCGCCGATCAGGGGCCGCGACGGCCGGGTGGTGGCGGCGGTCAACGTCTCCTCGCACGCCAGCCGGACCACGCCGGAGTCCGCGCGCCGCGACCTGCTGCCCCCGCTGCTCTCCACCGCCGCCGGGATCGAGGCCGACCTGCGCGCCACCGGGGGCGCGAACCGCGCGGACCCCCTCTGA
- a CDS encoding MFS transporter codes for MTRGIVVHRGNVLLIAGFVLAALNLRPALAGVSPLLPAIMRDLGLSPAGGGAITTVMVACLGLLAPAAPALATRIGLDRTLLAGLLVLAAGVALRSADGVPTLYFGAALAGTAIAVMNVVMPGLVKQHFPDRVGLFTGLYVSVMVGGAATASAAMVPLAGQTGWRAAAGSAALLALLAAALWWVALTRAAPLPAPRSRGETARGETAQGETARGETARGETARGGTARGKAARPEVSPAEAARSPAGPEQPSSPEAQETRRSRPGNPGHRPYATLLRAPATWSVMAFMGLQSLTFYVLLAWLPTVFQAAGLPADEAGYLLGLTNLVQIPAALVVPLHAGRARSQAPHVAVAALLTIGGYLGVLLAPTTTPWLWMIVLGLGQGASIALALLIITLRAPDPSSVTALSAVAQSSGYLLAAIGPLAFGLLHELSGGWTAPLLAGLGACALQLVSGMLAARPARM; via the coding sequence GTGACAAGGGGGATCGTGGTCCATCGGGGGAATGTGCTGCTCATCGCCGGATTCGTCCTGGCGGCGCTCAACCTGAGGCCCGCTCTCGCGGGCGTGTCACCGCTCCTCCCGGCCATCATGCGGGATCTCGGCCTCAGCCCGGCCGGAGGCGGCGCCATCACCACGGTGATGGTGGCGTGCCTCGGCCTGCTCGCCCCGGCCGCGCCCGCGCTGGCCACCCGCATCGGGCTGGACCGCACGTTGCTGGCCGGCCTGCTCGTCCTGGCCGCCGGCGTCGCCCTGCGCAGCGCGGACGGCGTGCCCACGCTGTACTTCGGCGCGGCCCTGGCCGGCACGGCCATCGCCGTCATGAACGTCGTCATGCCGGGCCTCGTCAAGCAGCACTTCCCGGACCGGGTCGGGCTCTTCACCGGCCTGTACGTCTCGGTCATGGTGGGCGGGGCGGCGACGGCCTCGGCGGCGATGGTCCCGCTGGCGGGGCAGACCGGCTGGCGGGCGGCGGCGGGGTCGGCGGCCCTGCTCGCGCTGCTGGCGGCGGCCCTGTGGTGGGTGGCGCTCACCCGGGCGGCGCCGCTTCCGGCGCCGCGGTCCCGGGGGGAGACGGCCCGGGGGGAGACGGCCCAGGGGGAGACGGCCCGGGGGGAGACGGCCCGGGGGGAGACGGCCCGGGGGGGAACGGCCCGGGGGAAGGCGGCCCGGCCGGAGGTCTCCCCGGCCGAGGCGGCACGATCGCCGGCGGGTCCGGAGCAGCCGTCGTCCCCGGAGGCGCAAGAGACCCGGCGTTCCCGGCCCGGGAACCCGGGCCACCGGCCGTACGCGACCCTGCTCCGCGCGCCGGCGACGTGGTCGGTCATGGCGTTCATGGGGCTGCAGTCGCTGACCTTCTACGTCCTGCTGGCCTGGCTGCCCACCGTGTTCCAGGCCGCCGGCCTGCCCGCCGACGAGGCGGGATATCTGCTTGGCCTGACGAACCTCGTGCAGATCCCCGCGGCGCTGGTCGTCCCCCTGCACGCGGGCCGGGCCCGTTCCCAGGCGCCGCACGTGGCGGTGGCCGCGCTGCTGACCATCGGCGGCTATCTCGGGGTGCTGCTCGCGCCCACCACCACGCCGTGGCTGTGGATGATCGTCCTCGGGCTCGGCCAGGGCGCCTCGATCGCGCTCGCCCTGCTGATCATCACGCTGCGGGCGCCCGATCCGTCCTCGGTGACCGCGCTGTCGGCGGTCGCCCAGTCGAGCGGCTACCTGCTGGCCGCGATCGGGCCGCTCGCGTTCGGCCTGCTCCACGAGCTGTCCGGCGGCTGGACGGCGCCCCTGCTCGCCGGGCTCGGGGCGTGCGCTCTCCAGTTGGTGTCGGGGATGCTCGCCGCCCGCCCGGCGCGGATGTAG
- a CDS encoding HAMP domain-containing sensor histidine kinase, protein MKLRWRLAMASALAGAVSVIVVIVAAYVITCRRVEWAMDHYGTYERYGDRPPNGVLAALADVDDLGWPFVVVAVGGLVLSGALGWLAARAALRPVNALKDAAGRVATTRDLTTRIDVAGDDELSSLARSFNAMLDALERSAKSQKRLVADASHELRTPLTALRTNVELLMRGDLPQEVHDEVSRAVVSGLEELTALVSDVVELARDEEPAVLVESVRLDELVEREVARAARHWPSTAYSVSVEPLVVRGVPDRLARAVANLLDNAAKYSPAGGLVEVSLRGGVLTVRDHGPGISADDLPHVFDRFYRAPSARALPGSGLGLAIVGQVVDSHGGSVSASAAPGGGTLVRLALPVG, encoded by the coding sequence GTGAAGCTCCGCTGGCGGCTCGCGATGGCCTCCGCGCTGGCCGGCGCGGTGAGCGTGATCGTCGTGATCGTGGCCGCCTACGTCATCACCTGCCGCCGGGTGGAGTGGGCGATGGACCACTACGGGACGTACGAGAGGTATGGCGACCGGCCTCCCAACGGCGTGCTGGCCGCCCTCGCCGACGTGGACGACCTGGGCTGGCCCTTCGTCGTCGTGGCGGTCGGCGGCCTGGTGCTCTCCGGGGCGCTCGGCTGGCTGGCCGCGCGGGCGGCGCTGCGGCCCGTCAACGCGCTCAAGGACGCCGCCGGGCGGGTGGCCACCACACGTGACCTGACCACCCGCATCGACGTGGCCGGAGACGACGAGCTGAGCAGCCTGGCGCGCAGCTTCAACGCGATGCTCGACGCCCTGGAACGCTCCGCCAAGTCGCAGAAGCGCCTCGTCGCCGACGCCTCCCACGAGTTGCGCACCCCGCTCACCGCTCTGCGGACCAACGTCGAGCTGCTGATGAGGGGAGACCTGCCGCAGGAGGTCCACGACGAGGTGAGCCGGGCCGTGGTGAGCGGCCTGGAGGAGCTGACGGCGCTCGTCTCCGACGTGGTCGAGCTGGCCCGCGACGAGGAGCCCGCCGTGCTGGTGGAGAGCGTGCGCCTCGACGAGCTCGTGGAGCGGGAGGTCGCCCGCGCGGCCCGGCACTGGCCGTCGACCGCGTACTCCGTCTCGGTGGAGCCGTTGGTGGTGCGGGGCGTGCCCGACCGGCTCGCCCGCGCGGTCGCCAACCTGCTCGACAACGCGGCCAAGTACAGCCCGGCCGGCGGCCTGGTCGAGGTGTCGCTGCGGGGCGGTGTCCTGACGGTGCGCGACCACGGCCCCGGCATCTCCGCCGACGACCTGCCGCACGTCTTCGACCGCTTCTACCGCGCGCCCTCAGCGCGGGCGCTGCCCGGATCGGGGCTCGGCCTGGCCATCGTGGGCCAGGTGGTGGACAGCCACGGCGGCAGCGTGTCGGCCAGCGCCGCCCCCGGCGGCGGCACGCTCGTCCGACTGGCCCTGCCAGTAGGGTGA
- a CDS encoding response regulator transcription factor has protein sequence MVKTQVLVVDDEPEVRDAIARALRVEGYGVATAGDGMDALDAIDGVAPDLVVLDVLMPGMDGIEVCRALRGDGNRLPVLMLTALDGIGDKVAGLDAGADDYLVKPFALEELFARVRALLRRAAPPPEAGFADLVLLPDSRQARRGRRLIDLTRTEYALLDLLIRNGGQVLTRQVILERIWGYGFRPGSNPLEVYIGYLRKKTEAGGEPRLIHTVHGLGYALREPAAAAAAGEQP, from the coding sequence GTGGTCAAGACACAGGTGCTCGTCGTCGACGACGAACCCGAGGTCCGCGACGCGATCGCGCGGGCGCTGCGCGTGGAGGGATACGGCGTGGCGACCGCCGGGGACGGCATGGACGCCCTCGACGCCATCGACGGCGTCGCGCCCGACCTCGTGGTGCTCGACGTGCTCATGCCCGGCATGGACGGGATCGAGGTCTGCCGCGCGCTGCGGGGTGACGGCAACCGGCTGCCGGTGCTCATGCTGACGGCCCTGGACGGCATCGGCGACAAGGTGGCCGGCCTGGACGCGGGCGCCGACGACTACCTGGTGAAGCCGTTCGCGCTGGAGGAGCTGTTCGCCCGGGTGCGCGCCCTGCTCCGCCGCGCCGCGCCGCCCCCGGAGGCGGGCTTCGCCGACCTGGTCCTGCTGCCCGACAGCAGGCAGGCCCGGCGCGGCCGCCGCCTCATCGACCTGACGAGGACCGAGTACGCCCTGCTCGACCTGCTCATCCGCAACGGCGGCCAGGTGCTGACCCGGCAGGTCATCCTCGAACGCATCTGGGGCTACGGCTTCCGGCCCGGGTCCAACCCGCTGGAGGTCTACATCGGTTACCTGCGCAAGAAGACCGAGGCGGGGGGCGAGCCGCGGCTCATCCACACCGTCCACGGCCTCGGGTACGCGCTCAGGGAGCCCGCCGCCGCTGCCGCCGCGGGGGAGCAGCCGTGA
- a CDS encoding OsmC family protein — protein MGSVRVERTEDGFVARNERGAEIEMGTGDGLFSPVELLLAAVGGCNIMTVEPLTAKRGHRLLRLAVEVSAEKEGPTLLRSVTVTYDVELPSEDSGEVFEAVAERVHERHCTVSRSLQKGTEVRLDLGK, from the coding sequence ATGGGCTCTGTACGCGTCGAGCGGACCGAGGACGGGTTCGTCGCCCGCAACGAGCGTGGCGCCGAGATCGAGATGGGCACGGGTGACGGCCTGTTCAGCCCGGTGGAGCTGCTGCTGGCCGCCGTCGGCGGATGCAACATCATGACGGTCGAGCCGCTCACCGCGAAGCGGGGCCACCGGCTCCTGCGGCTGGCCGTCGAGGTCTCCGCCGAGAAGGAGGGCCCGACCCTCCTGCGCTCGGTCACCGTGACGTACGACGTGGAGCTGCCCTCGGAGGACTCCGGCGAGGTCTTCGAGGCCGTCGCCGAGCGGGTCCACGAGCGTCACTGCACGGTGAGCCGGTCGCTCCAGAAGGGCACCGAGGTCCGGCTGGACCTCGGGAAGTAG
- a CDS encoding cysteine dioxygenase gives MSTPTIQEGAVCASFAGLPARTLDRRELLALVEDLAGRPDLWRHHLGFEGAENGGRHYVSLHRDSYVDVWLLCWRPGDDTGWHDHDVSSGAVRVVAGELKECNPRIGGAHLETRVVAGDAFSFGPDHIHRLTGEAPGSVSIHAYSPPLWRMGQYSITGDGTMRRLSVGYADELRPLDPA, from the coding sequence ATGAGCACGCCCACGATCCAGGAAGGCGCGGTGTGTGCCTCCTTCGCCGGCCTGCCCGCACGCACGCTCGACCGCCGCGAACTGCTCGCCCTGGTGGAGGACCTGGCCGGGCGGCCCGACCTGTGGCGTCACCACCTCGGCTTCGAGGGCGCGGAGAACGGGGGACGCCACTACGTCTCTCTGCACCGCGACTCGTACGTGGACGTGTGGCTGCTGTGCTGGCGCCCCGGGGACGACACCGGCTGGCACGACCACGACGTCTCCTCCGGCGCGGTCCGCGTCGTGGCCGGGGAGCTGAAGGAGTGCAACCCGCGCATCGGCGGCGCCCACCTGGAGACGCGGGTCGTGGCGGGCGACGCCTTCTCCTTCGGGCCCGACCACATCCACCGGCTGACCGGCGAGGCGCCCGGCTCGGTCTCGATCCACGCGTACTCCCCACCCCTGTGGCGGATGGGGCAGTACTCCATCACCGGGGACGGGACCATGCGCCGCCTTTCGGTCGGCTACGCGGACGAATTGCGCCCGCTGGACCCGGCTTAG
- a CDS encoding phage holin family protein: protein MKVILKIIVVAAALWASTKLVDGITVSAGSTARQIGTLLAVALIFGLVNAVIKPVIKTIGCAFYVLTLGLFALVVNAALLLFTSWLAEQFDLPFHVDGFMAAFWGAIVVGVISWLLNMILGDD from the coding sequence GTGAAGGTCATACTCAAGATCATCGTGGTGGCCGCGGCCCTGTGGGCGTCCACCAAGCTGGTGGACGGCATCACCGTCAGCGCCGGCTCCACAGCCAGGCAGATCGGCACCCTCCTCGCGGTCGCGCTGATCTTCGGCCTCGTGAACGCCGTCATCAAGCCGGTCATCAAGACGATCGGCTGCGCGTTCTACGTGCTCACGCTCGGATTGTTCGCCCTGGTGGTGAACGCCGCCCTGCTGCTGTTCACGAGCTGGCTCGCCGAGCAGTTCGACCTCCCCTTCCACGTCGACGGGTTCATGGCCGCCTTCTGGGGCGCCATCGTCGTGGGCGTGATCAGCTGGCTCCTCAACATGATCCTCGGCGACGACTGA
- a CDS encoding GNAT family N-acetyltransferase, protein MRIVEDDLSGPQIAEFLMEHVREMRSITPLESKHALDLDALRAPEIRFWSVLDGDAVVGCGAIKRLDADHAELKSMRTAAARKRGGIASLLLRHILTEAERLGFARLSLETGSAGFFLPARRLYEKFGFEYCEPFADYRPDPNSVFMTRLLRG, encoded by the coding sequence ATGAGAATCGTCGAAGACGACCTGTCCGGCCCGCAGATCGCCGAGTTCCTCATGGAGCACGTCCGGGAGATGCGGTCCATCACTCCCCTGGAAAGCAAGCACGCCCTCGACCTCGACGCTCTGCGTGCGCCCGAAATCAGGTTCTGGTCGGTGCTGGACGGCGACGCCGTCGTCGGCTGTGGTGCGATCAAGAGGCTGGACGCCGATCACGCGGAGCTGAAGTCGATGCGGACCGCCGCGGCGCGCAAACGCGGCGGGATCGCCTCCCTGCTGCTGCGGCACATCCTCACCGAGGCCGAGCGGCTGGGCTTCGCCCGCCTGAGCCTGGAGACCGGCTCGGCAGGCTTCTTCCTGCCCGCGAGACGACTGTACGAGAAGTTCGGGTTCGAATACTGCGAGCCCTTCGCCGACTATCGGCCCGACCCCAACAGCGTCTTCATGACCAGGCTGCTGCGGGGATGA